A window of Sulfurimonas gotlandica GD1 contains these coding sequences:
- a CDS encoding nitrate- and nitrite sensing domain-containing protein, which produces MQLGLKNRLRLISLFPIIILFSLTSYYLYDSYKNYQRAEFLHNKLAENRYLNDVVGNVARERGMTAMYLGNPSKNIFKSLQEQRKVVDTKIDAYLEHTKSDSALHDHSKGEENCLACQNYNSVEASFAKIHEARDLVNENKIEFKDVFTNIYSKVERKFIAQLEQITENQTDQVINELYSIYIAMVNAKEFSGIERGYMSYVISRSNQLQEEDLNKWISVIGKADAISYKTLHNKALLNELNLIFENEDATELFQDINTERTAIISASQSGKYDITSGVWFTMHSEKINIISNAEDLLLNDMDKRAAQVQEASLQFLIVTLTIWLVSLILATLGYFLSNEITRNIKNLEDVLKRVAEDTSDEDDETAVINLQTADGTAQAYDLLEKIIAQTREDKESAQEASEAKSMFLANMSHEIRTPLNGIVGFTELLKDTGLGEEQHEFVEIIEKSSENLLEIINNILDLSKIESNKLEIEDIVFNPIDEFESAVEVYAVRASEKHIDLGCFIDPTLEHPLKGDPTKIKEIIINLLSNAVKFTSSAGSINVDIRRVECDQDGKTRVRFEVQDSGIGVTSEQKSRIFEAFSQADTSITRKYGGTGLGLTISSRFVELMGGELDLHSETGSGTTFFFTIDFEEVETLNESSKGSFSSLNALVLENNHKTKRQETYLREYLDFYGVSYTTFKDINELETLQRQVSYDLVFVDYDYAQESELKSYGDLPLSLVLLTKSYYMKKIDSLHINVFKTIYEPLNISKVRQALENYNIENYNTKRAKKTNRKKFNKDTSKFKANVLVAEDNIINQKLIKRTLEDLGLTVSIANNGLEAFQKRKDGNFDLIFMDIQMPYLDGVESTAEILEFEEDFNQPHVPIIALTANALKGDRERFLEAGLDEYTTKPLVRSEIISLLNHFLADFIIEEAPLVPRSAGEVIEDKDIDTDEDSEETNIETFVLDDVAEEIDEIEETISISDKQKYKADILLAKKSLFESKLYIQLLESLGYTYELAHTAQELKELTNSNTYKLILFDKELDGLELEKLSNEIKASNKDCGLTSFLVLISDPSLKEDSDDALYVHELIKNVVNKDLLRLVFEKFI; this is translated from the coding sequence ATGCAGTTAGGTTTAAAAAACAGACTAAGACTAATCAGTTTATTCCCTATCATTATTCTATTTTCACTAACAAGTTACTATTTATATGATTCATATAAAAATTATCAAAGAGCAGAATTTCTTCATAATAAACTAGCTGAAAACAGATACTTAAATGATGTAGTTGGTAACGTTGCGAGGGAAAGAGGTATGACTGCTATGTACCTCGGTAACCCATCAAAAAATATATTTAAATCTTTACAAGAACAGAGAAAAGTTGTAGATACAAAAATTGATGCTTACCTGGAGCATACAAAAAGTGATTCAGCTCTACATGACCATTCTAAGGGAGAAGAAAATTGTTTAGCTTGTCAAAACTATAACTCTGTAGAAGCATCGTTTGCTAAAATTCATGAAGCTAGAGATCTTGTAAATGAAAATAAAATAGAGTTTAAAGATGTATTTACAAATATTTACAGTAAAGTTGAAAGAAAATTTATCGCTCAACTTGAGCAAATTACAGAAAATCAAACAGATCAAGTGATTAATGAGCTTTATTCAATCTATATTGCAATGGTTAATGCCAAAGAATTTAGTGGTATTGAGAGAGGGTATATGTCTTACGTTATCTCACGCTCAAATCAACTCCAAGAAGAAGATCTTAATAAATGGATTTCTGTAATTGGTAAAGCTGACGCTATCAGTTACAAAACTCTTCATAATAAAGCTCTTCTAAATGAACTAAATTTAATCTTTGAAAATGAAGATGCTACAGAACTTTTTCAAGATATAAATACTGAGAGAACTGCAATTATTTCTGCTAGTCAAAGTGGAAAATATGACATTACTTCTGGTGTTTGGTTTACAATGCACTCTGAGAAAATCAATATTATTTCAAATGCAGAAGATTTACTACTTAATGACATGGATAAAAGAGCTGCCCAAGTACAAGAAGCTTCTCTACAATTTCTAATTGTTACACTGACAATTTGGCTAGTATCTTTAATCCTAGCTACATTAGGTTACTTCTTATCAAATGAAATTACAAGAAATATCAAAAATCTTGAAGATGTACTAAAAAGGGTTGCTGAAGATACTAGTGATGAAGATGATGAAACAGCTGTAATTAATTTACAAACTGCAGATGGTACAGCCCAAGCATATGACTTGCTAGAGAAAATTATTGCACAGACAAGAGAAGATAAAGAGTCTGCACAAGAAGCTAGTGAAGCTAAATCTATGTTTCTTGCAAACATGTCTCATGAAATTCGTACTCCACTAAATGGAATTGTTGGATTTACTGAACTTCTTAAAGATACAGGTTTAGGCGAAGAGCAGCATGAATTCGTTGAAATTATTGAAAAATCTTCTGAGAATCTCCTTGAAATTATCAATAATATTCTTGACCTTTCAAAAATTGAGAGTAATAAACTTGAGATTGAAGATATTGTATTTAACCCAATTGACGAGTTTGAAAGTGCTGTTGAAGTTTACGCTGTACGTGCAAGTGAGAAACATATAGACCTTGGCTGTTTCATTGATCCAACTCTTGAACATCCACTAAAAGGTGATCCTACTAAGATTAAAGAAATTATCATCAACCTACTTTCAAATGCTGTTAAATTCACGAGTAGTGCTGGTTCTATCAATGTAGATATTAGACGTGTTGAATGTGATCAAGATGGTAAAACAAGAGTTAGATTTGAAGTTCAAGATAGTGGTATTGGTGTAACTAGTGAGCAAAAATCTAGAATTTTTGAAGCATTCTCTCAAGCTGACACATCAATTACTCGTAAATATGGTGGTACAGGTCTAGGTCTTACAATTTCTAGTAGATTTGTTGAGCTAATGGGTGGTGAACTTGACCTTCACAGTGAGACAGGTTCTGGAACAACATTCTTCTTTACAATAGATTTTGAAGAGGTAGAAACACTAAATGAAAGCTCTAAAGGTAGTTTTTCTAGCCTTAACGCTTTGGTGCTTGAGAACAACCATAAAACAAAGAGACAAGAGACTTATCTTCGTGAATACCTAGACTTTTACGGTGTTAGCTATACTACATTTAAAGATATAAATGAGTTGGAAACTCTTCAAAGACAAGTTAGTTATGATTTAGTCTTTGTTGATTATGATTATGCTCAGGAAAGTGAGTTAAAAAGTTATGGAGACCTTCCACTATCTCTAGTTCTTTTAACTAAATCATACTATATGAAAAAAATAGACTCTCTACATATAAATGTGTTTAAGACTATATATGAGCCTCTAAATATTTCTAAGGTTAGGCAAGCTCTAGAAAACTACAACATTGAAAACTATAATACAAAAAGAGCTAAAAAAACAAACCGTAAAAAATTCAACAAAGATACATCAAAGTTCAAAGCTAATGTTTTAGTTGCAGAAGATAATATAATCAACCAAAAGCTAATCAAAAGAACTCTTGAGGACTTAGGCTTAACAGTAAGTATCGCAAACAACGGTCTTGAAGCTTTCCAAAAAAGAAAAGATGGGAACTTTGATTTAATCTTTATGGATATACAGATGCCATACTTGGATGGTGTTGAATCAACAGCTGAGATTTTAGAGTTTGAAGAAGATTTCAATCAGCCACATGTTCCAATAATAGCACTTACAGCAAATGCTCTAAAAGGGGATAGAGAAAGATTCTTGGAAGCAGGTCTCGATGAATATACGACTAAACCTCTAGTTCGTTCAGAAATAATTTCTCTGCTAAACCATTTTCTAGCAGACTTTATAATTGAAGAGGCTCCATTGGTACCAAGAAGTGCTGGTGAAGTGATAGAGGATAAAGATATTGATACTGATGAAGATTCAGAAGAAACAAATATTGAAACTTTTGTTCTAGATGATGTTGCTGAAGAAATCGATGAGATAGAAGAGACTATATCTATTTCAGATAAACAGAAATATAAAGCTGATATTCTACTAGCTAAAAAGAGTCTTTTTGAATCAAAACTATACATTCAACTACTAGAATCACTTGGATATACCTATGAGCTTGCTCACACAGCCCAAGAATTAAAAGAGTTAACTAACAGCAATACCTACAAACTTATTCTTTTTGACAAAGAATTAGATGGTTTAGAATTAGAAAAACTATCAAATGAGATTAAAGCTTCAAATAAAGATTGTGGCTTGACTTCTTTCCTAGTTCTTATTAGTGACCCTTCACTAAAAGAAGACTCTGATGATGCTTTATATGTGCATGAACTAATTAAAAATGTAGTAAACAAAGATTTACTTCGTTTAGTATTTGAAAAATTTATTTAA
- a CDS encoding response regulator — protein MSKEDLVVLAVDDDMINLKLLKSMLMKSGNVKEVIEAKNGSDAIGVLKSRNDIDLILLDIIMPVMGGIEMLKVVRADDNLRQLPIIVLTTDETKKSEALEFGANGFLMKPIRNNDLIQKIATVIV, from the coding sequence ATGTCAAAAGAAGACTTAGTAGTATTAGCAGTAGATGATGATATGATCAACCTAAAACTACTCAAATCAATGTTAATGAAAAGTGGTAATGTTAAAGAAGTCATAGAAGCTAAAAATGGATCAGATGCCATAGGTGTTCTAAAATCAAGAAATGATATTGATTTAATCTTACTCGATATTATTATGCCAGTTATGGGCGGGATAGAGATGCTTAAAGTTGTACGCGCAGATGATAACCTTCGTCAACTTCCTATTATTGTTTTAACAACTGATGAGACAAAAAAAAGTGAGGCTTTAGAATTTGGAGCTAATGGGTTTTTAATGAAACCAATTAGAAACAATGACTTAATTCAAAAAATTGCCACTGTTATAGTTTAG
- the lon gene encoding endopeptidase La, translating to MKLSNYGEFPADIPVIAEDELFLYPFMISPLFLSDENNINAATLAMEDSSLVIVCPTKPSRDGERTYDSLYDAGVVGSIMRKVALPDGRVKVLFQGLARAKTLYEVQAAPLIANVSILEATNIESLKVDAILEIVREKVRTLSSVSNYFPPDLLRTIEENHDHNRIIDLICSTVKLKKEQAYKLFVETDTEKRFLFLIDYLIDEIEANKLQKEIRSKVHTHIEKVNKEYFLKEQLKQIQKELGTDTARDEEIEEYRNKLEAKKSKMGEEAYKEISKQIERFSRMHPDSSDASMTQTYLDWSLEIPFGENAKKALKIKDVEAQLNEDHFSLKKPKERIVEYFAVKELLELRGLGNDSAGAILCFSGPPGVGKTSLANSIAQALKRPLIRIALGGLEDVNELRGHRRTYVGAMPGRITQGLIDAKKMNPVVVLDEIDKVSRSQRGDPTAALLEILDPEQNKEFRDYYLNFDIDLSKVIFIATANDVSRIPTPLRDRMEFITISSYTPQEKFEIAKRYLLPQELKKHGLKKSEVSISSPALKELIHSYTREAGVRNLRRRIADMSRKVARKMLEDGGIDKVSISLKNLKDFFDKSVFEIEKTTKIPVVGVVNGLAWTAVGGDVLKIESIRIKGKGSMQLTGSLGDVMKESARIAMSVVKTLIDSGKLKISPENIPLTFKEKEENIKVDSSEVYKRYDLHIHVPDGATPKDGPSAGIAMVSVISSILSGEKIRSEIAMTGEVSLSGDVLPIGGLREKLIAAHKAGMSKVLIPSKNYERDLEDIPKEVKDTLEIIGVSRVEEVLKHILVKES from the coding sequence ATGAAACTAAGCAATTATGGAGAATTTCCAGCGGATATACCTGTTATAGCAGAAGATGAACTTTTTTTATACCCTTTTATGATTTCACCGCTTTTTTTAAGTGATGAAAACAACATAAATGCTGCAACTTTAGCAATGGAAGATAGCTCTTTAGTTATTGTTTGTCCGACTAAACCTTCTCGTGATGGTGAGAGAACGTACGACTCACTATACGATGCTGGTGTTGTTGGCTCTATCATGAGAAAAGTAGCACTTCCTGATGGTCGTGTAAAAGTTCTTTTTCAAGGTCTTGCTCGTGCTAAGACACTTTATGAGGTACAAGCTGCACCTTTAATTGCAAATGTAAGTATCCTTGAAGCTACAAATATTGAGTCACTGAAAGTAGATGCAATACTTGAAATAGTTCGTGAAAAAGTCAGAACACTATCTAGTGTAAGCAATTACTTCCCACCTGATTTGTTAAGAACTATAGAAGAGAATCATGATCACAACCGAATTATTGATTTGATTTGTAGTACTGTCAAACTAAAAAAAGAACAGGCTTATAAACTTTTTGTCGAAACAGATACAGAAAAAAGATTTCTTTTTTTAATCGATTATCTTATTGATGAAATAGAAGCAAATAAATTACAAAAAGAGATTAGAAGTAAAGTTCATACTCATATAGAAAAAGTGAATAAAGAGTACTTTCTAAAAGAGCAATTAAAACAGATTCAAAAAGAGTTGGGTACAGATACGGCAAGAGATGAAGAGATTGAAGAATACCGTAATAAACTAGAAGCTAAAAAAAGTAAGATGGGTGAAGAAGCTTATAAAGAGATATCTAAGCAGATAGAGAGATTCTCTAGGATGCATCCGGACTCTTCAGATGCATCTATGACTCAGACATATTTAGACTGGTCTTTAGAAATCCCATTTGGTGAAAATGCAAAAAAAGCACTTAAAATAAAAGATGTTGAAGCTCAGTTAAATGAAGATCATTTCTCACTTAAAAAACCAAAAGAGAGAATAGTTGAATATTTTGCTGTAAAAGAACTCTTAGAGTTAAGAGGTCTAGGAAATGACAGTGCTGGAGCAATCCTTTGTTTCTCAGGACCTCCTGGTGTTGGTAAAACTTCTCTAGCAAACTCTATTGCTCAAGCCCTAAAGAGACCATTAATTAGAATTGCCCTTGGTGGACTTGAAGATGTAAACGAGCTAAGAGGACACAGACGAACTTATGTTGGTGCTATGCCTGGTCGTATTACTCAAGGTCTTATAGATGCTAAAAAGATGAATCCAGTTGTTGTTTTAGATGAGATAGATAAAGTTTCTCGCTCTCAACGAGGAGATCCGACAGCTGCACTATTAGAAATATTAGATCCTGAACAAAATAAAGAGTTTAGAGATTATTATCTTAACTTTGACATAGATTTAAGCAAGGTTATTTTTATTGCAACCGCAAATGATGTTAGCCGTATTCCTACACCTCTTCGTGATAGAATGGAATTTATTACTATAAGTTCATATACTCCACAAGAGAAGTTTGAAATAGCAAAAAGATATTTACTTCCTCAAGAGCTTAAAAAGCATGGACTTAAAAAGAGTGAGGTTAGTATTTCTAGCCCTGCGTTAAAAGAACTGATTCACAGCTATACAAGAGAAGCCGGAGTTAGAAATCTGCGTCGTCGTATCGCAGACATGAGTCGAAAAGTAGCTCGTAAGATGCTAGAAGATGGTGGTATAGATAAAGTTTCTATATCTTTAAAAAACTTAAAAGACTTTTTTGATAAAAGTGTATTTGAGATTGAAAAAACTACAAAAATCCCAGTTGTTGGTGTTGTAAATGGACTTGCTTGGACAGCAGTTGGCGGTGATGTTTTAAAGATTGAGAGCATTAGAATCAAGGGTAAAGGATCAATGCAGCTCACTGGTAGTCTCGGTGATGTTATGAAAGAGAGTGCTAGAATTGCTATGAGTGTTGTTAAAACACTAATAGATAGTGGAAAGTTAAAGATATCACCTGAAAATATTCCTCTTACATTTAAAGAGAAAGAGGAAAATATTAAAGTAGATTCTAGTGAAGTTTACAAGCGTTATGACCTTCATATACACGTTCCAGATGGTGCAACTCCAAAAGATGGTCCAAGTGCAGGTATAGCAATGGTTAGTGTTATATCGTCAATTCTTAGCGGAGAGAAGATTCGTTCTGAGATTGCAATGACCGGAGAGGTTTCTTTAAGTGGTGATGTTCTACCAATTGGCGGGCTAAGAGAGAAGTTGATTGCAGCACATAAAGCCGGCATGAGCAAGGTTCTTATACCATCTAAAAATTATGAAAGAGATTTGGAAGATATTCCTAAAGAAGTAAAAGATACTTTAGAGATTATTGGTGTAAGTAGAGTAGAAGAAGTCTTAAAACATATTTTAGTTAAGGAGTCTTAA
- the bamD gene encoding outer membrane protein assembly factor BamD, with translation MKLKSSFFLSAFAVIIFFSGCSKELEEYNKPAVYWYGKIVKNISDGDLEKADNYYSSLQGEHIGSPLLPEATMILAIAHMYYEEYLLSEHFLNEYIKRYATANEKEDAEFLKIKSKYLALPNPRRDQALIEEAIKEAQKFKHNYPNSMYYAVVDTMQTRLYMAEAALNETIADLYVRLDKPKSAEYYRSLKPQPWIDWNEIDRANTAWYRAWFEGDGTASWYGFMVPDTRSVVSRNSIFDDSLATETKAKEIEKPKQTLSEFQQNELNKAQSLKDKGIITDDEFNALRDKILEL, from the coding sequence ATGAAATTAAAAAGTAGTTTTTTCTTAAGTGCATTTGCAGTGATTATCTTCTTTAGTGGCTGTTCTAAAGAGTTAGAAGAGTATAACAAACCTGCCGTTTATTGGTATGGCAAGATAGTTAAAAATATCTCTGATGGAGATTTAGAAAAAGCTGATAATTATTACAGTTCCCTTCAAGGTGAACATATTGGTTCTCCTCTTCTTCCCGAAGCAACAATGATTTTAGCAATAGCTCATATGTACTATGAAGAATACTTGCTTAGTGAGCATTTTTTAAACGAGTACATAAAAAGATATGCAACTGCAAATGAAAAAGAAGATGCAGAGTTCTTAAAAATAAAGTCTAAGTATCTAGCACTTCCAAATCCAAGACGTGATCAGGCTCTTATTGAAGAGGCTATTAAAGAAGCACAAAAGTTTAAACACAACTATCCAAATTCTATGTATTACGCTGTTGTAGATACTATGCAAACTCGTCTTTATATGGCAGAAGCTGCCTTAAATGAGACTATTGCAGACCTTTATGTTAGGCTTGATAAGCCAAAAAGTGCCGAGTATTATAGATCACTAAAACCACAGCCATGGATAGATTGGAATGAGATTGACAGAGCGAATACAGCTTGGTATCGTGCCTGGTTTGAAGGTGATGGAACAGCTAGTTGGTATGGTTTTATGGTTCCAGACACTAGAAGTGTAGTTTCAAGAAACTCTATATTTGATGATAGTCTTGCTACTGAAACTAAAGCAAAAGAGATAGAGAAACCTAAGCAAACTTTGAGTGAATTTCAACAAAATGAATTAAATAAAGCTCAAAGCTTAAAAGACAAAGGTATTATTACTGATGATGAATTTAATGCTTTGAGAGATAAAATATTAGAACTTTAA
- the fliW gene encoding flagellar assembly protein FliW, which translates to MKFDISVPLLGFEDTKQVELQKIDDVFMKMVSCEDEHISFTLIDPFVLREYDFEVPNNVKDIMEIDEKSNLLILNIVLIQTPIESSVVNFIGPLIFNTDNNRAAQIILGESTKYGVAEKISTFLNK; encoded by the coding sequence ATGAAATTTGATATAAGTGTGCCTCTTTTAGGCTTTGAAGACACAAAGCAGGTAGAGTTACAAAAGATAGATGATGTTTTTATGAAAATGGTTTCATGTGAAGATGAGCACATATCTTTTACTCTAATTGACCCTTTTGTTTTACGAGAATATGACTTTGAAGTTCCAAATAATGTTAAAGACATAATGGAGATAGATGAAAAATCAAATCTTTTGATTTTAAATATAGTTCTTATACAAACTCCGATAGAAAGTTCAGTGGTAAATTTCATCGGACCACTGATTTTTAATACTGACAACAACAGAGCTGCTCAAATCATTCTTGGTGAATCTACTAAATATGGTGTAGCTGAAAAAATCTCTACTTTCTTAAATAAGTAA
- a CDS encoding type II secretion system protein translates to MKKLTNRLAFTMIELIFAIVIIALSVMSLPMMSEVTSSGIENNLVQEAIFAAATEANEATSHMWDEHSMNDVNLTEYSRVVNVNNECNATTFKRLGHINRRCINNLALGTFTGTVFNFSINFADHNASLIFIAPTGSSITSAEGYKQNYNSTAVVSNPSSFGLAADNPNSNIKEIQVTITNVTTNEIITVLSAYTANIGEPDLGSGNIYHKGTY, encoded by the coding sequence ATGAAAAAGTTAACAAATAGACTCGCTTTTACAATGATAGAACTTATCTTTGCTATTGTAATAATTGCACTATCAGTTATGTCGTTACCTATGATGAGTGAAGTAACTTCAAGTGGAATTGAAAATAATCTTGTTCAAGAAGCAATATTCGCAGCAGCAACAGAGGCTAATGAAGCAACATCTCACATGTGGGATGAACACTCAATGAATGATGTCAACTTAACAGAATATTCTAGAGTTGTAAATGTAAATAACGAATGTAACGCAACTACTTTTAAAAGACTAGGACACATCAACAGAAGATGTATAAATAACTTAGCACTTGGAACATTTACAGGAACAGTCTTTAACTTTTCTATCAACTTTGCTGATCACAATGCATCTTTAATATTTATAGCACCAACTGGAAGCTCTATTACATCGGCAGAAGGCTATAAACAGAACTATAATAGCACTGCTGTTGTTAGCAATCCATCTTCATTTGGATTAGCAGCTGATAATCCAAACAGTAACATAAAAGAGATACAAGTTACTATAACAAATGTAACTACAAACGAAATAATAACTGTTCTTAGTGCATATACTGCTAATATAGGTGAACCAGATCTTGGTAGTGGTAATATATATCATAAAGGAACTTACTAA
- a CDS encoding prepilin-type N-terminal cleavage/methylation domain-containing protein → MKNRKAFTMIELIFVIVIMGILGKFGVEFLAQAYNSFIFSNINNTLQSQSATAVEFISTRLQHRIKDSAIVRNTNINQNSTADDIWNLLTQSEDENATVLEWISSDIDSFRGLSDGGVGVLNLPNWSGIIDIDAGNANFIVSPGTDTTKVNSLINILSNTNSSINDAAIYFIGSSTQGNGWGYDGAVITDQNASIHPINLVIGQPTQFVSSTTAPVNFSGVDVYEYYKLSWTANAIAHDFATGELRFYYDYQPWKGENYLDDGKFAVIMENVSSFRFRSVSSLIKLQVCVKSNQTNEEYSICKEKTIF, encoded by the coding sequence ATGAAAAATCGTAAAGCCTTTACTATGATAGAACTAATATTTGTTATTGTTATAATGGGAATCCTAGGTAAGTTTGGTGTTGAATTTCTAGCTCAGGCATATAATAGTTTTATATTTTCAAATATAAATAACACTCTTCAATCACAAAGTGCTACAGCTGTTGAGTTTATTTCTACAAGACTACAACATCGAATCAAAGACTCTGCTATTGTAAGAAATACAAATATCAATCAAAATAGTACTGCTGATGATATATGGAATTTGTTAACACAAAGTGAAGATGAAAATGCAACTGTATTGGAATGGATTAGTTCAGATATAGATAGTTTTCGTGGTCTCTCTGATGGTGGAGTTGGTGTGTTAAACCTTCCAAACTGGAGTGGAATTATAGATATAGATGCTGGTAATGCCAATTTTATTGTTTCTCCAGGAACAGATACAACAAAAGTAAATTCATTAATAAATATACTCTCAAATACAAACAGTAGCATCAATGACGCTGCAATTTATTTTATTGGTTCATCAACTCAAGGTAACGGTTGGGGATATGATGGAGCAGTTATAACAGACCAGAATGCTTCTATACATCCTATTAACCTTGTTATTGGTCAGCCAACTCAATTTGTGTCCAGTACGACTGCTCCTGTTAATTTTTCCGGGGTAGATGTTTATGAGTATTATAAACTATCATGGACTGCAAATGCTATTGCACATGATTTTGCAACAGGGGAATTGAGATTTTACTATGACTATCAGCCTTGGAAAGGTGAAAATTATCTTGATGACGGTAAATTTGCTGTGATAATGGAAAATGTTAGTTCTTTTCGTTTTAGATCAGTATCTTCTTTAATAAAGTTACAAGTATGTGTAAAAAGTAATCAAACAAATGAGGAGTATTCAATATGCAAAGAAAAAACAATCTTTTAA
- the hpf gene encoding ribosome hibernation-promoting factor, HPF/YfiA family, giving the protein MNISLTGRQLELTEPIKAHMNTSIETLSKYNMDIISVNVVASAQTKKGKEHSVVEFVINLAHKNSVIIKQNDDDLYAAIDLAIARAQKALRRMHDKEVGHRVVGLNEIKSETVNLKEEAEANEDEIVPVELDLYKPREVEDVLNDLKETGKLFEIFLDNEDKTRVLYKRNDGKFGLY; this is encoded by the coding sequence ATGAATATTTCTCTTACGGGAAGACAGTTAGAACTTACTGAGCCTATCAAAGCTCATATGAATACATCTATCGAAACACTTAGCAAATATAACATGGATATTATTTCTGTAAATGTTGTTGCTTCTGCGCAAACAAAAAAAGGTAAAGAGCACTCAGTAGTTGAGTTTGTTATCAACCTTGCTCACAAAAACTCAGTAATCATCAAACAAAACGATGATGATTTATATGCTGCTATTGACTTAGCTATTGCTAGAGCTCAAAAAGCTTTACGTCGAATGCATGACAAAGAAGTTGGTCATCGTGTAGTTGGTCTTAACGAGATTAAATCAGAAACTGTAAATCTTAAAGAAGAAGCGGAAGCTAACGAAGATGAAATCGTACCAGTAGAACTTGATCTTTACAAACCTCGTGAAGTTGAAGATGTTCTAAACGACTTAAAAGAAACTGGCAAACTGTTTGAAATCTTTTTAGATAACGAAGATAAAACTCGTGTTCTTTACAAAAGAAACGACGGTAAATTCGGACTTTATTAG